One window of the Bradyrhizobium sp. NP1 genome contains the following:
- the rplM gene encoding 50S ribosomal protein L13: MKTFSAKPAEVTKKWVLIDAKGLVVGRLATFVAMRLRGKHLPTYTPHVDCGDNVIIINAAHAVLTGRKRDQKVYYKHTGYVGHVKERTAREILEGRFPERVVEKAIERMIPRGPLGRVQLGNLRVYGGAEHPHEAQSPEKIDVAKMNRKNTRAA; the protein is encoded by the coding sequence ATGAAAACGTTTTCGGCAAAGCCTGCCGAGGTGACGAAGAAATGGGTGTTGATCGACGCCAAAGGTCTGGTGGTCGGCCGGCTTGCCACTTTCGTTGCCATGCGGCTGCGCGGCAAGCACCTCCCCACCTATACGCCCCATGTCGATTGCGGCGACAACGTCATTATCATCAACGCCGCGCACGCGGTGCTGACCGGCCGCAAGCGCGACCAGAAGGTCTATTACAAGCACACCGGCTATGTCGGCCACGTCAAGGAGCGCACCGCCAGGGAGATCCTGGAAGGCCGCTTCCCGGAGCGTGTGGTCGAGAAGGCGATTGAGCGCATGATCCCGCGCGGTCCGCTCGGCCGTGTCCAGCTCGGCAATTTGCGCGTCTATGGCGGCGCCGAGCATCCGCACGAGGCGCAGAGCCCGGAAAAGATCGACGTCGCCAAGATGAACCGCAAGAACACGAGGGCCGCATAA
- a CDS encoding enoyl-CoA hydratase, translated as MSTQAARATTQQPPILLRETIGSVAVLTLNRPEARNSLSEAMIGDLHVALHEIAADKAVRAVVIAANGPAFSAGHDLKELTARRSDADRGRAYFAQIMKACSAMMQAIVHLPKPVVASVQGVATAAGCQLVASCDLAVASEAAAFATPGVDIGLFCSTPMVALSRNVPRKQAMEMLLTGELVPAARAREIGLVNHVVAAGQERQAAIELAQKVALKSAYTVKLGKEAFYRQAEMSLAGAYRYAAEVMTENMLARDAEEGIAAFIEKREPKWQDR; from the coding sequence ATGTCCACCCAAGCCGCCCGCGCCACGACGCAGCAACCGCCGATCCTCCTGCGCGAAACGATCGGCAGCGTCGCGGTTCTCACGCTGAACCGCCCCGAAGCGCGCAACAGCCTTTCGGAGGCGATGATCGGCGACCTGCATGTGGCGCTGCACGAGATCGCCGCCGACAAGGCGGTGCGCGCCGTCGTCATCGCGGCGAACGGGCCGGCCTTCTCCGCTGGCCATGACCTGAAGGAGCTGACGGCGCGCCGCAGCGACGCCGATCGCGGCCGCGCCTATTTTGCGCAGATCATGAAAGCCTGCAGCGCGATGATGCAGGCGATCGTGCATCTGCCGAAGCCGGTGGTCGCCTCCGTCCAGGGGGTTGCAACCGCCGCCGGCTGCCAGCTGGTCGCAAGCTGCGATCTGGCGGTCGCCTCCGAGGCCGCAGCCTTCGCCACGCCCGGCGTCGACATCGGCCTGTTCTGCTCGACGCCGATGGTGGCGCTGTCGCGCAACGTGCCGCGCAAGCAGGCGATGGAGATGCTGCTCACGGGCGAACTGGTTCCTGCCGCCCGCGCGCGCGAGATCGGCCTCGTCAACCACGTCGTTGCAGCGGGCCAGGAACGTCAGGCCGCCATCGAGCTCGCGCAGAAGGTGGCGCTGAAATCGGCCTATACCGTCAAGCTCGGCAAGGAGGCCTTCTACCGCCAGGCCGAGATGAGCCTTGCCGGCGCCTATCGCTATGCGGCAGAAGTGATGACGGAAAACATGCTGGCGCGCGACGCCGAGGAAGGCATCGCCGCCTTCATCGAGAAGCGCGAGCCGAAATGGCAGGACCGGTAA
- a CDS encoding exopolysaccharide transport family protein: MRLALWRKADGVTVDKAAAPSAPAARPVAAAPSGDIDLHALGDALMRHRRWIILPAAFVFVLSLLAVNLVTPRYKSEARILVDGRENVFLRPNGDRSEERAALDAEAVTSQVQLLLSRELAREVIKKNKLAERPEFDPVLQGFSPLKSLLALFGIGRDPFSMTPEERVLESYFDRLTAYAVDKSRVIVVEFQSRDSELAARVANSIAEGYLVLQQSARQEQAKSASQWLAGEIDSLRNKVSEAESRVEDFRSKSSLFIGTNNTTLSNQQMGELNTQLNNARALKSDAESKARLIREMLQGGRPIEASEVLNSELMRRLSEQRVTLRAQLAEQSSTLLDNHPRIKELKAQLADLDRQIRDEAGKISRSLDNDARIAGGRVEGLTASLEQLKKQASSSNGQDVQLRALEREAKAQRDLLESYLAKYREATTRENIDAAPADSRIISRAIVSNTPAYPKKLPIVLIATLAMLLLSTSVIVTGELLRMTAPRAVAAFVSQAASIGVPIPARRSAAEADPLAEPVDAGVVEAAAAEPERSDAAQTVLGEIEQLAAALREAGAAAHKITVLGTAAGDSVTLTVLTLARLLAREARVVVVDLAASSPTMLAVSADPTVPGLAEMMQGAASFSQIITKDRLSRVHLVNAGRPGFDRSLLQSPRLSLAIDALLRVYDHVLLDAGAASDLPAELLTAKARAVVVPDASMPRDARAQMSEQLRAAGFSDVTMLAGPAQPSNALEVAPPRAA; encoded by the coding sequence ATGCGTCTAGCGTTGTGGCGTAAGGCTGACGGCGTGACGGTCGACAAGGCCGCTGCACCGTCCGCGCCCGCGGCGCGGCCGGTTGCGGCGGCTCCTTCCGGTGATATCGACCTGCACGCCCTTGGCGATGCGTTGATGCGCCACCGGCGCTGGATCATCCTCCCGGCGGCCTTCGTCTTTGTGCTGTCGCTTCTCGCGGTCAATCTGGTGACGCCCCGCTACAAGTCCGAGGCACGGATCCTGGTCGACGGGCGCGAGAACGTGTTCCTGCGGCCGAACGGCGATCGCAGCGAAGAGCGCGCCGCGCTCGATGCGGAGGCCGTGACCAGCCAGGTGCAGCTTCTGCTGTCGCGCGAGCTCGCGCGCGAGGTCATCAAGAAGAACAAGCTGGCCGAGCGTCCCGAATTCGATCCCGTGCTGCAGGGCTTCTCGCCGCTGAAGTCGCTGCTGGCGCTGTTCGGGATCGGTCGCGACCCGTTCTCGATGACTCCCGAGGAGCGGGTGCTGGAGTCCTATTTCGATCGTCTGACCGCCTATGCGGTGGACAAGTCCCGCGTCATCGTCGTCGAGTTCCAGTCCCGCGATTCCGAGCTTGCGGCGCGCGTCGCCAACTCGATCGCCGAAGGCTACCTGGTGCTGCAGCAAAGCGCGCGGCAGGAGCAGGCGAAATCGGCGAGCCAGTGGCTCGCGGGCGAGATCGACAGTCTGCGCAACAAGGTGTCGGAAGCGGAATCCCGCGTCGAGGATTTCCGCTCCAAGTCGAGCCTGTTCATCGGCACCAACAATACCACGCTCTCCAATCAGCAGATGGGTGAACTCAACACCCAATTGAACAACGCCCGCGCGTTGAAATCCGATGCCGAGAGCAAGGCGCGCCTGATCCGCGAGATGCTGCAAGGCGGCAGGCCGATCGAAGCCTCCGAAGTGCTCAATTCCGAATTGATGCGGCGGCTATCGGAGCAGCGCGTGACGCTGCGCGCGCAGCTTGCCGAGCAGTCGTCGACCCTGCTCGACAATCACCCTCGGATCAAGGAATTGAAGGCGCAACTCGCCGATCTCGATCGCCAGATCAGGGACGAGGCGGGCAAGATCTCGCGCTCGCTCGACAACGATGCGCGCATCGCCGGCGGCCGGGTCGAAGGTCTCACCGCGAGCCTCGAACAGCTGAAGAAGCAGGCCTCGTCCTCCAACGGTCAGGACGTGCAGCTCCGTGCGCTGGAACGCGAAGCCAAGGCGCAGCGCGACCTCCTGGAATCGTATCTGGCGAAGTATCGCGAGGCGACCACGCGCGAGAATATCGACGCGGCGCCGGCCGACAGCCGGATCATCTCGCGCGCCATCGTGTCCAACACCCCGGCCTATCCGAAGAAGCTCCCGATCGTCCTGATCGCGACCCTGGCGATGCTGCTGCTGTCGACCAGCGTGATCGTCACCGGTGAGCTCCTGCGCATGACCGCGCCGCGCGCCGTGGCCGCGTTCGTGTCGCAGGCCGCCTCGATCGGCGTGCCGATCCCGGCACGTCGGTCCGCCGCGGAGGCCGATCCGCTCGCCGAGCCCGTCGACGCCGGCGTTGTGGAAGCCGCCGCAGCAGAGCCCGAGCGCAGCGATGCCGCGCAGACCGTGCTTGGCGAAATCGAGCAGCTTGCAGCCGCCCTGCGCGAGGCGGGAGCGGCGGCGCACAAGATCACCGTGCTCGGCACCGCCGCCGGCGACAGCGTGACGCTGACGGTGCTGACGCTCGCCCGCCTGCTGGCGCGCGAAGCGCGGGTCGTGGTCGTCGACCTCGCGGCATCCTCGCCGACGATGCTGGCCGTCTCTGCCGATCCGACCGTGCCCGGCCTTGCCGAGATGATGCAGGGCGCGGCGTCGTTCTCGCAGATCATCACCAAGGATCGCCTGTCGCGCGTGCACCTCGTCAATGCGGGCCGACCCGGCTTCGACCGCAGCCTTTTGCAGTCGCCGCGGCTGTCGCTGGCGATCGATGCTCTGTTGCGGGTCTATGACCATGTGCTGCTCGATGCCGGGGCGGCATCCGACCTGCCGGCGGAACTGCTCACCGCGAAGGCGCGTGCGGTGGTGGTGCCCGATGCATCGATGCCGCGGGACGCCCGCGCGCAGATGAGCGAGCAGCTCAGGGCTGCCGGCTTCTCTGACGTGACGATGTTGGCCGGTCCGGCGCAGCCGTCCAACGCCCTCGAGGTGGCGCCGCCGCGCGCCGCCTGA
- a CDS encoding polysaccharide deacetylase family protein gives MPSTDAFLTSLKLEFAYWAGRAWTGSRGAGAVLHFARVRPPVAGGFRPFQAHEITPRFLDRTIRALKRWKYDIVDMDEVCRRAVIMQGPRRFACLTFDGIYKDLIEHAYPVLSRHAVPFTLYVPTAFPDGVGEAWWLALEQIIARESRVSLVIDRIERHFGTRTLSEKYDAYEYLESWMRALPPPDQSAAIKDLCKRYSVDLARLSREVSMDWADLARLGADPNVTFGSATVNYPVLTSLKDAAAQREMTMGKAVAETAFRRNVGHFAYPFGDRNSWRRAHVVMAEEVGFASAVSTIPGIVDVEGRTNLRALPRISWDGRLRSLRAMRVLLSGAMFDPVKPTPSKPI, from the coding sequence TTGCCATCCACCGATGCCTTCCTGACGAGCCTGAAACTCGAGTTCGCCTATTGGGCCGGCCGTGCCTGGACCGGCAGCCGCGGAGCGGGTGCGGTCCTGCATTTTGCGCGCGTGCGCCCGCCCGTGGCGGGCGGGTTCCGGCCGTTCCAGGCGCACGAAATCACGCCGCGCTTCCTCGACCGGACCATCCGAGCGCTCAAGCGCTGGAAATACGACATCGTCGACATGGACGAGGTTTGCCGGCGCGCGGTGATCATGCAGGGGCCGCGCCGGTTCGCCTGCCTGACCTTCGATGGCATCTACAAGGACCTGATCGAGCATGCCTATCCGGTGCTGTCGCGCCACGCCGTACCGTTCACGCTCTACGTGCCGACCGCGTTTCCCGACGGCGTCGGCGAGGCCTGGTGGCTCGCGCTGGAGCAGATCATCGCCCGCGAAAGCCGGGTGAGCCTGGTGATCGACCGCATCGAGCGGCACTTCGGTACCCGGACCCTCTCGGAAAAATATGACGCCTATGAGTATCTCGAGAGCTGGATGCGCGCACTGCCGCCGCCGGATCAGTCGGCCGCGATCAAGGATCTGTGCAAGCGGTATTCGGTGGATCTTGCGCGGCTGTCGCGCGAGGTGTCGATGGATTGGGCCGACCTCGCAAGGCTTGGCGCCGATCCCAACGTCACGTTCGGCAGCGCGACGGTGAACTATCCGGTGCTGACGAGCCTGAAGGACGCCGCGGCCCAGCGCGAGATGACGATGGGCAAGGCCGTTGCCGAGACGGCGTTTCGCCGTAACGTCGGGCACTTCGCCTATCCGTTCGGCGACCGCAATTCCTGGCGCAGGGCGCATGTGGTGATGGCCGAGGAAGTCGGCTTTGCCAGCGCCGTGTCGACGATTCCTGGCATTGTCGATGTGGAGGGACGGACCAACCTGCGCGCCTTGCCGCGGATCAGCTGGGACGGGCGGCTGCGTTCGCTGCGCGCCATGCGCGTGCTGCTTTCCGGCGCGATGTTCGATCCGGTCAAGCCGACGCCGAGCAAGCCTATCTAG
- a CDS encoding O-acetylhomoserine aminocarboxypropyltransferase, with translation MTDRPPGFSTLAVHAGAQPDPTTGARATPIYQTTSFVFNDADHAASLFGLQAFGNIYTRIGNPTNAVLEERVAALEGGTAALAVASGHAAQVVALQQLLKPGDEFIAARKLYGGSINQFTHAFKSFGWNVVWADPDDVGSFERAVTPHTKAIFIESIANPGGSITDIEAISAVARKAAVPLIVDNTLATPYLIRPIDHGADIVVHSLTKFLAGHGNSIGGIIVDAGTFDWSKGNKYPMLSEPRPEYHGIKLQETFGNFAFAIACRVLGLRDLGPALSPFNAFLILTGIETLPLRMQKHCENAKAVAEFLSGHRAVASVSYAGLPGDKYNNLARKYAPKGAGAVFTFSLKGGYDAGVSLVSNLKLFSHLANVGDTRSLVIHPASTTHSQLDDAAKVKSGAAPDVVRLSVGIEDKEDLIADLEQALSA, from the coding sequence ATGACCGATCGTCCTCCCGGATTTTCCACCCTCGCCGTCCACGCCGGCGCGCAGCCTGACCCCACCACGGGCGCGCGGGCGACGCCGATCTATCAGACCACGTCATTCGTGTTCAACGACGCCGATCATGCCGCCTCGCTGTTCGGGCTGCAGGCGTTCGGCAACATCTATACCCGCATCGGCAATCCCACCAATGCGGTGCTGGAAGAGCGCGTCGCGGCGCTCGAGGGCGGCACGGCGGCGCTAGCGGTCGCGTCAGGCCACGCCGCGCAGGTCGTAGCGCTGCAACAGCTCCTGAAGCCGGGCGATGAATTCATCGCCGCGCGCAAGCTTTACGGCGGATCGATCAACCAGTTCACCCACGCCTTCAAAAGCTTTGGCTGGAACGTGGTGTGGGCCGACCCCGACGATGTCGGCAGCTTCGAGCGCGCGGTCACGCCCCACACCAAGGCGATCTTCATCGAGTCGATCGCCAACCCCGGCGGCAGCATCACCGACATCGAGGCGATCTCGGCGGTCGCACGCAAGGCCGCCGTGCCGCTGATCGTGGACAACACGCTGGCGACGCCGTATTTGATCCGGCCGATCGACCACGGCGCCGACATCGTCGTGCACTCGCTGACGAAATTCCTCGCCGGCCACGGCAACTCGATCGGCGGCATCATCGTCGATGCCGGCACCTTCGACTGGTCGAAGGGCAACAAATATCCGATGCTGAGCGAGCCGCGCCCGGAATATCACGGCATCAAGCTGCAGGAGACGTTCGGCAACTTCGCCTTCGCGATTGCCTGCCGCGTGCTGGGGCTGCGCGACCTCGGGCCCGCGCTGTCGCCCTTCAACGCGTTCCTGATCCTGACCGGCATCGAGACGCTGCCGCTGCGCATGCAGAAGCACTGCGAGAATGCCAAGGCGGTCGCAGAATTCCTCTCTGGCCATCGCGCGGTCGCCTCGGTGAGCTATGCCGGGCTTCCCGGCGACAAGTACAACAACCTTGCGCGCAAATATGCGCCGAAGGGTGCGGGCGCCGTGTTCACCTTCAGCCTGAAGGGCGGCTATGACGCCGGCGTCAGCCTGGTGTCGAACCTGAAGCTGTTCTCGCATTTGGCCAATGTCGGCGACACCCGCTCGCTGGTGATCCATCCGGCCTCGACCACCCACAGCCAGCTCGACGATGCCGCCAAGGTCAAGTCGGGCGCGGCCCCCGACGTGGTGCGGCTCTCGGTCGGCATCGAGGACAAGGAAGACCTGATCGCCGATCTCGAGCAGGCCTTGAGCGCGTAG
- a CDS encoding COX15/CtaA family protein yields the protein MVLVGGATRLTESGLSIVEWKPVTGALPPLNEAQWTQAFEAYKTIPQYQKLNAGMTLAEFKTIFWWEWSHRLLGRAIGAVYLLPFLYFLWRGGMSGELKRRLWLIFGLGALQGAVGWWMVASGLSERVEVSQYRLATHLVLALLIFAGIVWTLRRLAGRPAIVAATRFRITSAALVVLTFVQLYLGALVAGLRAGLVFNTWPAIDGALIPSAARLWFETPWWRNLFDNTLTVQFQHRMTAYALFALAALHVIDVVRSRAPAAAVNGALALWAAVTLQATLGILTLLYQVPIGLALAHQAVAIVVLTLAVLQAERLALRPSPRAFAIPAASSRLAS from the coding sequence ATGGTGCTGGTCGGCGGCGCGACGCGCCTGACCGAATCCGGGCTGTCGATCGTCGAGTGGAAGCCGGTCACCGGCGCGCTGCCGCCGCTGAACGAGGCGCAGTGGACGCAGGCCTTCGAGGCGTACAAGACCATCCCGCAATATCAGAAGCTCAACGCCGGGATGACGCTTGCCGAATTCAAGACGATCTTCTGGTGGGAATGGAGCCATCGGCTGCTCGGCCGGGCGATCGGCGCCGTCTACCTGCTGCCGTTCCTGTACTTCCTGTGGCGCGGCGGAATGAGCGGGGAACTGAAGCGTCGGCTGTGGCTGATCTTCGGGCTTGGCGCGCTGCAGGGCGCGGTGGGCTGGTGGATGGTCGCCTCCGGCCTCTCGGAGCGCGTCGAGGTTTCGCAATACCGGCTTGCCACCCATCTCGTGCTGGCGCTGTTGATCTTCGCCGGTATCGTATGGACCTTGCGCCGGCTTGCCGGGCGGCCCGCGATCGTGGCGGCCACACGGTTCAGGATCACCAGTGCCGCGCTGGTCGTGCTGACCTTCGTGCAGCTTTACCTGGGCGCGCTGGTCGCGGGCCTGCGCGCCGGCCTCGTGTTCAACACCTGGCCCGCGATCGACGGCGCCCTGATCCCGTCCGCCGCGCGGCTATGGTTCGAGACGCCATGGTGGCGCAACCTGTTCGATAACACGCTGACAGTGCAGTTCCAGCACCGCATGACCGCCTACGCGCTGTTCGCGCTTGCGGCCTTGCATGTGATCGACGTCGTGCGCTCGCGCGCGCCGGCGGCAGCAGTCAACGGCGCGCTGGCGCTATGGGCCGCGGTGACGCTGCAGGCCACGCTCGGCATTCTGACGCTGCTCTACCAGGTGCCGATCGGGCTCGCGCTGGCGCATCAGGCGGTCGCGATCGTGGTCCTGACGCTGGCGGTGCTGCAGGCGGAACGATTGGCGTTGCGCCCGTCACCGCGGGCTTTCGCAATTCCCGCTGCCTCCAGCCGCCTGGCTAGCTAG
- a CDS encoding PaaI family thioesterase → MSTAKMNVAELEQFLRREFPQAFSGDDITIDSADGATCLLRQRYSERMLRPGGTISGPTLMALADFAMYVVLLSAIGPVGLAVTTNLNINFLRKGEPGRDVLAAARLLKLGKRLAVGEVSLLSGSAPDPIAHVTATYSIPNK, encoded by the coding sequence ATGAGCACTGCGAAAATGAACGTAGCGGAACTGGAGCAGTTCCTCCGCCGGGAGTTTCCCCAGGCGTTCAGCGGCGACGACATCACCATCGACAGCGCCGACGGCGCGACCTGCCTGCTGCGCCAGCGCTACAGCGAGCGGATGCTGCGTCCTGGCGGCACGATTTCAGGGCCGACGCTGATGGCGCTGGCGGATTTCGCGATGTATGTGGTCTTGCTGTCGGCGATCGGCCCGGTCGGGCTCGCGGTCACGACCAACCTCAACATCAATTTCCTGCGCAAGGGCGAGCCGGGCCGCGATGTGCTGGCGGCGGCGCGGCTGTTGAAGCTCGGCAAGCGCCTCGCGGTTGGTGAGGTCAGCCTGCTCTCGGGCAGCGCACCCGATCCGATCGCCCACGTCACGGCGACCTACTCCATTCCAAATAAATAA
- a CDS encoding DUF2842 domain-containing protein, which produces MAIRTRKFFGTIALLVLVVVWSLLGMAIAQMPLLASSGIAQAIFYVVAGLGWVLPAMPIVSWMARPDPK; this is translated from the coding sequence ATGGCCATCCGCACCCGCAAATTCTTTGGAACCATCGCGCTGCTGGTGCTGGTCGTGGTGTGGTCGCTATTGGGGATGGCGATCGCGCAGATGCCGCTGCTTGCCAGTTCCGGGATCGCACAGGCGATCTTCTATGTGGTGGCGGGCCTCGGCTGGGTGCTGCCGGCCATGCCGATCGTGAGCTGGATGGCGCGGCCCGATCCTAAATAG
- the rpsI gene encoding 30S ribosomal protein S9 has translation MAETIQSLDQLSQLKPAAPDAPKYVKKVDKQGRAYATGKRKDAVARVWIKPGAGKVVVNSREVEVYFARPVLRMMIQQPLVAAARAGQYDVICTVAGGGLSGQAGAVRHGLSKALTNFEPELRGVLKKGGFLTRDSRTVERKKYGRAKARKSFQYSKR, from the coding sequence ATGGCCGAGACCATTCAATCGCTCGATCAGTTGTCGCAGCTGAAGCCGGCTGCTCCTGATGCGCCGAAATACGTCAAGAAGGTCGACAAGCAGGGCCGCGCCTATGCCACCGGCAAGCGCAAGGACGCGGTCGCCCGCGTCTGGATCAAGCCCGGCGCCGGCAAGGTCGTCGTCAATTCCCGCGAGGTCGAGGTCTATTTCGCGCGGCCCGTGCTGCGGATGATGATCCAGCAGCCGCTGGTCGCAGCCGCCCGCGCCGGCCAGTACGACGTGATCTGCACGGTCGCCGGCGGCGGCCTGTCCGGCCAGGCCGGCGCCGTCCGTCACGGCCTCTCCAAGGCGCTGACCAATTTCGAGCCGGAACTGCGCGGCGTGCTGAAGAAGGGCGGTTTTCTCACCCGCGACTCCCGCACCGTCGAGCGCAAGAAGTACGGCCGGGCGAAAGCGCGCAAGTCGTTCCAGTATTCGAAGCGCTAA
- a CDS encoding GNAT family N-acetyltransferase: MTMAAVIERRTAEAPARSRDSRIASVEIIPDLASAEPAWRQLEAQGQLSTPYQRFDLLSHWYREVGARENAAALVVVARDGERRPLLLLPLVLEAWHGLRLACFMGGKHTTFNMALWDAEFARQATLADLTALLAPLRAQSAADVLALTQQPRHWRDVLNPFALLPRQPSVNDCPVLAIAPGAAPTDLLSNSFRRRLKGKERKLQASGYRYHVASSDADIDRLLDWFFRVKPLRMAEQKLPDVFAEPGVEQFIRGACRAPLPGGGRAIDIHALECDEEVIAIFAGVADGARFSMMFNTYTLSERARYSPGLILMRSIIDRHAEQGYRALDLGIGSDDYKRMFCKDDEPIFDSFIPLTLRGRLAAPAMSGLNRTKRMVKRNQTLLNLAQKLRHTFR, encoded by the coding sequence ATGACCATGGCGGCCGTGATCGAACGCCGGACGGCAGAGGCGCCAGCGCGATCGCGCGACAGCCGCATCGCGAGCGTGGAAATCATTCCCGATCTCGCCTCGGCCGAACCGGCCTGGCGCCAGCTCGAGGCGCAGGGCCAGCTTTCAACACCCTATCAGCGCTTCGATCTGCTGAGCCATTGGTACCGCGAAGTGGGAGCGCGCGAGAATGCCGCCGCGCTTGTCGTGGTCGCCCGCGACGGCGAGCGAAGGCCGCTGTTGCTGCTGCCGCTGGTGCTCGAGGCGTGGCATGGCCTCCGCCTCGCCTGCTTCATGGGCGGCAAGCACACCACGTTCAACATGGCGCTGTGGGATGCCGAGTTCGCCAGGCAGGCGACGCTTGCCGACCTCACCGCCCTGCTCGCGCCGCTGCGGGCGCAATCCGCAGCCGATGTGCTGGCGCTGACGCAGCAGCCGCGGCATTGGCGCGACGTCCTCAATCCCTTTGCGCTGCTGCCGAGGCAGCCATCGGTCAATGACTGCCCGGTGCTGGCGATCGCGCCGGGCGCCGCGCCCACGGATCTGCTCAGCAACTCGTTCCGCCGCCGCCTCAAGGGCAAGGAGCGCAAGCTGCAGGCGTCGGGTTACCGCTACCATGTCGCAAGCAGCGACGCCGACATCGACCGGCTGCTCGACTGGTTCTTCCGCGTCAAGCCGCTGCGGATGGCAGAGCAGAAGCTTCCCGACGTCTTTGCCGAACCGGGCGTCGAGCAGTTCATCCGCGGCGCCTGCCGTGCGCCGCTCCCGGGCGGAGGCCGCGCCATCGATATTCACGCGCTCGAATGCGACGAGGAGGTCATCGCGATATTCGCCGGCGTCGCCGACGGCGCGCGCTTCTCGATGATGTTCAACACCTACACGCTGTCAGAGCGCGCGCGCTACAGCCCGGGACTGATCCTGATGCGCAGCATCATCGACCGCCACGCGGAGCAAGGCTATCGCGCGCTCGACCTCGGCATCGGTTCGGACGACTACAAGCGCATGTTCTGCAAGGACGACGAGCCGATTTTCGACAGCTTCATCCCGCTGACCTTGCGCGGCAGGCTGGCCGCGCCTGCGATGTCCGGGCTCAACCGCACCAAGCGGATGGTGAAGCGCAACCAGACGCTGCTCAATCTGGCGCAAAAGCTCCGCCACACCTTCCGCTGA
- a CDS encoding CoA-binding protein, which translates to MNHDAYPDNYIRGILNSVKSIAMVGASPVNVRPSYFAFKYLAQRGYDMIPVNPGHVGKELLGKPFVASLAEIGRPVDMIDIFRNSAHIMPVVEEALRLSPLPKVIWMQLGARDDEAAAKAEAVGIKVVMNRCPKIEYGRLSSEISWMGVNSRTLSSKRAPVPTQGMRLSLNRTSVGGGDTAASDRAAKNRNEDS; encoded by the coding sequence ATGAATCACGACGCCTATCCCGACAACTACATCCGCGGCATCCTCAACAGCGTGAAGTCGATCGCCATGGTCGGCGCCTCGCCGGTCAATGTGCGGCCGAGCTACTTCGCGTTCAAATATCTGGCGCAGCGCGGATACGACATGATCCCGGTCAATCCCGGCCATGTCGGCAAGGAGCTGCTCGGCAAGCCGTTCGTCGCTTCGCTCGCCGAGATCGGCCGGCCGGTCGACATGATCGACATTTTCAGGAATTCCGCCCACATCATGCCGGTCGTCGAGGAGGCGCTGAGGCTCTCGCCGCTGCCGAAGGTGATCTGGATGCAGCTTGGCGCGCGCGACGACGAGGCGGCAGCGAAGGCGGAGGCCGTCGGCATCAAGGTGGTGATGAACCGCTGCCCGAAGATCGAATATGGACGGCTGTCGTCGGAGATTTCCTGGATGGGCGTCAACTCGCGCACGCTGAGTTCGAAGCGGGCCCCGGTGCCGACGCAGGGCATGCGGCTGTCCTTGAATCGCACCAGTGTCGGCGGCGGCGATACCGCGGCATCCGACCGCGCCGCCAAAAACAGGAACGAGGATTCCTGA